The Penaeus chinensis breed Huanghai No. 1 chromosome 39, ASM1920278v2, whole genome shotgun sequence genome has a segment encoding these proteins:
- the LOC125046616 gene encoding protein arginine N-methyltransferase 1-like has product MQDGDIADTSKASDLSEASMGTVDPLPLTEDSQEYFKSYEDVEIHRLMVSDKPRTTAYFDAITRNKHLFKDKIAMDVGAGTGILSLFMASAGAKKVYAVEASGMAEVIQKVAEDNGFGDVIQVFHSRVEDISLPEDEKVDIIVSEWMGFYLLHESMLNSVIKARDMFLSDEGTVFPSEARIFACPCSLQSLYKEQINYWDNVYGFNMSAVKQFALRSKMIKPEVCLIPESDLLSEPTCIKKFNLRWVTEEEVKLFSETTFVGITKSGSYQGLCLWFECDFEGYWYSEEGEEQGTLITLSTSPMSPPTHWKQTVVVLGYGSAKACQEIELSCQDGALEASEDDVEKNATEKLENHEPQQSDLVETKNYSKDDSKEDKREVQDTVVSTTQLEFENLVEKDEVVGWKIVFAQSDDNVRHYTMTVEMLDPEIEEHPVPCLCPMPRCVIIAKMIENDEMGEEDNNVIDCT; this is encoded by the exons ATGCAGGACGGTGACATAGCAGATACAAGTAAAGCCTCAGACCTCAGTGAAGCAAGTATGGGGACAGTTGACCCCCTACCTCTTACTGAAGACTCCCAAGAATATTTTAAGAGTTATGAAGATGTGGAG attCATAGACTTATGGTTAGCGACAAACCACGGACAACAGCCTATTTTGATGCAATCACCAGAAACAAACATTTATTCAAAGATAAGATTGCTATGGATGTTGGAGCAGGGACAG ggattttgtctttgtttatggcATCTGCTGGAGCAAAAAAAGTGTATGCTGTAGAAGCCAGTGGCATGGCAGAAGTTATTCAAAAAGTTGCAGAGGATAATGGCTTTGGTGATGTTATTCAAGTGTTCCATTCAAGAGTGGAAGACATATCTCTTCCAGAAGATGAGAAAGTTGATATAATTGTGTCTGAATGGATGGGATTTTACTTGTTACATGAATCCATGCTTAATTCAGTCATAAAGGCCCGAGATATGTTCCTTTCAGATGAAGGCACAGTATTTCCTTCAGAAGCAAGAATATTTGCATGCCCCTGTTCATTACAATCTCTTTATAAAGAACAGATCAATTATTGGGATAATGTCTATGGATTCAACATGTCTGCTGTCAAACAGTTTGCTCTCAGATCCAAAATGATAAAACCTGAAGTCTGCCTTATTCCTGAATCTGACCTGTTGTCTGAACCAACATGTATTAAGAAATTCAACCTGAGATGGGTAACAGAAGAAGAGGTAAAGCTTTTTTCTGAAACTACCTTTGTTGGCATCACAAAATCTGGCTCTTACCAGGGTCTCTGTCTGTGGTTTGAATGTGACTTTGAAGGATACTGGTacagtgaggaaggggaagaacagGGCACACTAATCACACTCTCAACTTCACCCATGAGCCCCCCAACACACTGGAAACAAACTGTTGTTGTCCTGGGATATGGCTCAGCAAAAGCATGCCAAGAAATTGAGTTAAGCTGTCAGGATGGTGCACTTGAAGCCAGTGAAGATGATGTTGAAAAAAATGCTACTGAAAAACTGGAAAATCATGAGCCACAACAAAGTGATTTAGTAGAAACCAAGAATTACAGCAAAGATGAtagtaaagaagataaaagagaagtacAAGACACTGTAGTCTCAACCACACAGCTAGAGTTTGAGAATTTGGTAGAGAAAGATGAAGTGGTGGGTTGGAAGATAGTGTTTGCCCAAAGTGATGATAATGTCCGGCACTACACAATGACAGTGGAGATGCTTGACCCTGAAATAGAAGAACACCCTGTCCCCTGTTTGTGCCCCATGCCCAGATGTGTTATAATTGCAAAGATGATTGAAAATGATGAAAtgggtgaggaggataataatgttatagaCTGCACGTAA